In the genome of Eschrichtius robustus isolate mEscRob2 chromosome 12, mEscRob2.pri, whole genome shotgun sequence, one region contains:
- the TFEB gene encoding transcription factor EB has translation MASRIGLRMQLMREQAQQEEQRERMQQQAVMHYMQQQQQQQQQQQQQQQQLGAPPTPAINTPVHFQSPPPVPGEVLKVQSYLENPTSYHLQQSRDQKVREYLSETYGNKFAAHISPAQGSPKPLPAASPGVRAGHVLSSSAGNSAPNSPMAMLHIGSNPEREFDVIDNIMCLDDVLGFINPETQIPNTLPLSSSHLNVYSGDPQVTTSLVGVTSSSCPADLTQKRELTDAESRALAKERQKKDNHNLIERRRRFNINDRIKELGMLIPKANDLDVRWNKGTILKASVDYIRRMQKDLQKSRELENHSRRLEMTNKQLWLRIQELEMQARVHGLPTTSPSGMNMAELAQQVVKQELPSEEGPREALLLGAEVPDPEPLPALPPQAQLPPPAQPAQPPSPFHHLDFSHSLSFGGGGNEGPPGYPEPLGPEHGSPFPSLSKKDLDLMLLDDSLLPLASDPLFSTVSPEASKASSRRSSFSMEEGDVP, from the exons ATGGCGTCACGCATCGGGCTCCGCATGCAGCTCATGCGGGAGCAGGCGCAGCAGGAGGAGCAGCGGGAGCGCATGCAGCAGCAGGCCGTCATGCATTacatgcagcagcagcagcagcagcagcagcagcagcagcagcagcagcagcagctgggcgCGCCGCCCACCCCCGCCATCAACACCCCCGTCCACTTCCAGTCTCCGCCGCCTGTGCCCGGGGAGGTGCTGAAG gtGCAGTCCTACCTGGAGAACCCCACCTCCTACCACCTGCAGCAGTCCCGGGACCAGAAGGTGCGGGAGTACCTGTCTGAGACCTACGGGAACAAGTTTGCTGCCCACATCAGCCCTGCTCAGGGCTCCCCAAAGCCCCTGCCAGCCGCCTCCCCGGGCGTGCGGGCCGGACACGTGTTGTCGTCCTCAGCCGGCAACAGTGCTCCCAACAGCCCCATGGCCATGCTGCACATCGGCTCCAACCCTGAGCGGGAG tttgATGTCATCGACAACATTATGTGTCTGGACGATGTCCTGGGCTTCATCAATCCAGAAACTCAGATTCCCAATACG CTGCCCCTGTCCAGCAGTCACCTAAATGTGTACAGTGGAGACCCCCAGGTCACCACCTCCCTGGTGGGCGTCACCAGCAGCTCCTGCCCAGCCGACCTGACCCAGAAGCGAGAGCTTACAG ATGCTGAGAGCCGGGCCCTGGCCAAGGAGCGACAGAAGAAAGACAATCACAACCTCA TTGAAAGGAGGCGGAGGTTCAACATCAATGACCGCATCAAGGAGCTGGGAATGCTGATCCCCAAGGCCAACGACTT GGATGTGCGCTGGAACAAGGGCACCATCCTCAAGGCCTCTGTTGATTACATCCGGAGGATGCAGAAGGACCTGCAGAAGTCCCGGGAGCTGGAGAACCACTCTCGGCGCCTGGAGATGACCAACAAGCAGCTCTGGCTCCGCATCCAG GAGCTGGAGATGCAGGCTCGGGTGCACGGCCTCCCCACCACCTCGCCCTCGGGCATGAACATGGCCGAGCTGGCCCAGCAGGTGGTGAAGCAGGAGCTACCCAGCGAGGAGGGTCCGAGGGAGGCCCTGCTGCTGGGGGCCGAGGTCCCCGACCCTGAGCCACTGCCGGCTCTGCCCCCCCAGGCCCAGCTGCCCCCGCCAGCCCAGCCAGCCCAGCCACCGTCCCCATTCCACCACCTGGACTTCAGCCACAGCCTGAGCTTTGGGGGCGGGGGCAACGAAGGGCCCCCAGGCTACCCCGAACCTCTGGGGCCAGAGCATGGCTCCCCGTTCCCCAGCCTGTCCAAGAAGGATCTGGACCTCATGCTCCTGGACGACTCACTGCTACCACTGGCCTCCGACCCCCTCTTCTCCACCGTGTCCCCCGAGGCCTCCAAAGCCAGCAGCCGCAGGAGCAGCTTCAGCATGGAGGAGGGCGACGTGCCGTGA